A region of uncultured Carboxylicivirga sp. DNA encodes the following proteins:
- a CDS encoding response regulator transcription factor, translating to MKYRIAIVDDHPLFREGFKSIINLTTENNKLLMFSDGEEILNYLEKDADFDVVFMDILMPLMDGITATIKIKDQYPGIKILGFSSLESIEYVEKMIKAGVDGYVLKEASPNVIFKAIDAVMKGNNYFSSKVIIKLSRRAMDNQMVDNDDKEAHNLSARELQILKLLCAGIPRKDIGNRLFISERTVDKHKENILKKTNSKNVMQLIFFSLKNSLIDTNLLDQVAS from the coding sequence ATGAAATATCGAATTGCTATAGTGGATGACCATCCTTTGTTTCGTGAAGGATTTAAATCAATCATAAATTTGACCACTGAGAACAATAAACTACTCATGTTTAGTGATGGTGAGGAGATACTCAATTATTTAGAGAAAGATGCGGATTTTGATGTGGTTTTTATGGATATTTTAATGCCTTTAATGGATGGTATAACGGCAACAATTAAGATAAAAGATCAATATCCTGGAATTAAAATACTTGGGTTTTCATCACTTGAAAGTATAGAATATGTTGAAAAGATGATTAAAGCCGGAGTAGATGGATATGTATTAAAGGAGGCCTCGCCAAATGTTATTTTTAAAGCAATTGATGCTGTTATGAAGGGTAATAATTATTTCTCATCAAAGGTTATCATTAAACTTTCAAGAAGAGCTATGGATAATCAGATGGTTGACAATGATGATAAGGAAGCACATAATTTATCAGCCAGAGAATTGCAAATTTTAAAATTATTATGCGCAGGTATTCCACGAAAGGATATTGGCAACAGGTTATTTATTTCAGAACGAACAGTTGATAAGCATAAAGAAAATATACTAAAGAAAACAAACAGTAAAAATGTAATGCAATTAATATTTTTCAGTTTGAAGAATAGTCTAATTGATACCAATTTGTTGGATCAGGTAGCCTCTTAA
- a CDS encoding relaxase/mobilization nuclease domain-containing protein — protein sequence MVIVMHQSTSTEAALLYNESKVEKGKAKFFHHKNTNATNPFSVPKDFRMDTIRNIEATNSRVKQKCFHVSFNPGPEDMKKMSVNDLKKEMDRFMKQMGYGDQPYFVYHHKDIDREHFHLVSTRIDLHSFKKIKDNNEKRRINTFVTNLEQTYHLDHSSKLTQTNQLIPDNISQELYNTIQSTFLLLNESALDSKQQYLDILKGYNLEIKESERGYSVFVTDQNGNPLRHPISLSDFKDYPDYEHSIINEPESKIINQRQSEIERVLKALNKDYRFYSEEELKAALFRNDLLLYRNSKNKNLTVFSIKDKAPIDAQFLIKKYRSRLKDFVLSSDDFYGLIREAGALIFNKKEAQFLNHSLSINSNSFKNIGAMKSAVNGFDFGKLDSFKKLNAEMDSNQTATIEKAVKSHLNFLLDRAEEKSVKQSLVENLYSKPDCFERLKHQYIWEVVNQIGRSDEPGKPKLYGRMKRRKKGKGIQ from the coding sequence ATGGTGATTGTGATGCATCAGTCGACAAGTACTGAAGCTGCCTTATTGTACAATGAAAGTAAGGTAGAGAAAGGGAAGGCAAAATTCTTTCATCATAAAAACACCAATGCCACAAATCCATTTTCTGTTCCCAAGGATTTTCGTATGGATACCATCCGTAATATTGAGGCCACCAATTCACGGGTCAAACAAAAATGTTTTCATGTTTCGTTTAATCCCGGTCCGGAGGATATGAAAAAGATGAGTGTCAATGATCTTAAAAAGGAGATGGACCGTTTTATGAAGCAGATGGGTTATGGTGATCAACCTTATTTTGTCTATCATCATAAGGACATTGACAGGGAACATTTTCACCTCGTAAGCACAAGAATTGACTTACATAGCTTTAAAAAGATTAAAGATAACAATGAAAAAAGACGGATTAATACTTTTGTTACCAACCTGGAGCAAACCTATCATCTTGATCATAGTTCCAAGCTGACTCAGACTAACCAGCTGATCCCAGATAATATCAGTCAGGAATTATACAACACTATTCAATCGACCTTTTTGCTCCTCAACGAATCAGCTTTGGATAGCAAACAGCAATACCTGGATATTCTAAAGGGATATAACCTAGAGATCAAAGAAAGTGAAAGAGGGTATAGTGTTTTTGTGACTGATCAGAATGGTAATCCTCTAAGACATCCCATTTCACTATCAGATTTTAAAGATTACCCCGATTATGAGCATTCAATCATAAATGAACCGGAGTCTAAAATCATAAATCAACGCCAATCAGAAATAGAACGAGTGTTGAAAGCCCTGAATAAAGACTATCGCTTTTACTCTGAAGAAGAACTTAAAGCAGCTTTATTTAGAAATGACTTGTTACTGTATCGAAATTCTAAGAACAAGAATCTGACTGTATTTTCAATTAAGGATAAAGCGCCCATTGATGCTCAGTTTTTAATTAAAAAGTATCGTTCCAGATTGAAGGATTTTGTATTGTCTTCTGATGATTTTTATGGCTTAATTCGGGAAGCCGGAGCTCTGATTTTTAACAAAAAAGAAGCTCAGTTTCTTAATCATTCTTTATCGATAAATTCTAATTCATTTAAGAATATTGGGGCAATGAAATCAGCCGTAAATGGATTTGATTTCGGAAAATTAGACAGCTTTAAAAAGCTGAATGCGGAAATGGATTCAAATCAGACTGCAACAATTGAGAAAGCAGTTAAATCACATTTAAACTTTCTATTGGATAGGGCAGAAGAAAAGAGTGTCAAGCAAAGTTTAGTAGAGAATTTATACTCAAAACCGGATTGTTTTGAAAGATTAAAACACCAGTATATTTGGGAAGTGGTTAATCAAATTGGTAGAAGTGATGAGCCAGGAAAGCCCAAGTTATATGGTCGAATGAAAAGAAGAAAGAAAGGGAAGGGAATACAGTGA
- a CDS encoding plasmid mobilization relaxosome protein MobC, translating into MRPKKDEENKRNVQLKVYLTIAERQKLQDLFSKENVRCLSDFIRERIFRKRLVKRIEVTDEFYTLFRTLDYDLVKLGTNLNQVAHKLNAYNTYMLKKEDMSTIRSSFEVLKDCHVALAKHLILMDLKN; encoded by the coding sequence ATGAGGCCAAAAAAAGACGAAGAGAACAAAAGAAATGTGCAGTTAAAAGTTTATCTGACTATAGCAGAAAGGCAAAAGTTGCAGGATTTATTCTCAAAGGAAAATGTCAGATGCCTGAGTGATTTTATCCGTGAAAGGATTTTTAGAAAGCGACTGGTTAAACGAATTGAAGTCACTGATGAGTTCTATACTCTGTTCAGAACACTGGACTATGACCTGGTTAAGCTGGGCACCAACCTGAATCAGGTGGCTCATAAGCTCAATGCTTACAATACCTATATGCTTAAAAAAGAGGATATGTCTACCATTCGCTCCAGTTTTGAGGTGCTCAAAGACTGTCATGTAGCCCTGGCCAAACATTTGATTTTGATGGATCTAAAAAATTGA
- a CDS encoding DUF3945 domain-containing protein has translation MEQNTRYKLEDVPLDKLEKVGIKRDFIEKMDQRELNDFLNGFRSQKLYTVNASINDENYRIPAKIRLQQEGDEIKVRLHPIQRLHIPDQFMGHTFTIDEKAALLNDRNIGKVIELQDLNGKKDNYFIGVDPKTNEIIPLKQKNITLSDSIKGVSLSESQKKTLMEGGKVSLDGMTGKNDKKFSATLQVDPAGRTISFSDFKQEKGQNQKQDKTETVKKSKGIKVG, from the coding sequence ATGGAACAAAACACGCGTTACAAACTGGAAGACGTACCTCTGGACAAACTCGAAAAGGTGGGGATCAAAAGGGATTTTATTGAAAAGATGGATCAGCGGGAACTGAATGATTTTTTAAATGGATTCCGGTCTCAGAAACTCTATACCGTTAATGCCAGCATCAATGATGAAAACTACCGTATACCTGCCAAGATTCGTTTACAGCAGGAAGGCGATGAGATCAAAGTCAGATTGCATCCTATTCAGCGTCTGCATATCCCGGATCAGTTTATGGGGCATACTTTCACCATTGACGAAAAAGCGGCTTTGCTGAATGACCGCAATATTGGTAAAGTGATTGAGCTGCAGGATCTGAACGGTAAGAAAGACAATTATTTTATTGGTGTCGATCCTAAGACCAACGAGATCATTCCATTAAAGCAAAAGAATATTACCCTTTCAGATTCTATTAAAGGGGTTAGTTTGAGTGAATCGCAAAAGAAAACCCTGATGGAAGGTGGCAAAGTCAGCCTGGATGGTATGACCGGAAAGAACGATAAAAAATTCTCAGCTACACTCCAGGTTGATCCTGCCGGACGTACTATCTCGTTTTCCGATTTTAAACAAGAAAAAGGACAAAATCAGAAACAGGACAAAACCGAAACGGTAAAAAAAAGTAAAGGGATCAAAGTAGGTTGA
- a CDS encoding type IV secretory system conjugative DNA transfer family protein, with translation MSNTEGQYLIRLHESFRFLCYLLLILSLYISCKGYYVQLGLYQEELDFAFDKLQQMSFLSDPIVSKIVTLSVLFVTCVGTRSRKDPDLTVQTIVLQVLFGLGIYWGVLRFYQDYPVAYQLSSLGAFVLINIGFDNVSKLINVNLMKDRFNLDNESFQQEEKRIDNVYSVNLSTLYAYRNRKRIGWINVVNPFRATMVIGTPGSGKSFSVVQPFIRQHLKKGFAMCLYDFKYPDLSQLAYYCFLKQRINGKNAENLRFCIINLDDVTRSLRCNPLAPELMDSPVDAFEASRTILYNLNREWIRKQGEFFSESAVTFLAAVIWFFKRYEQGRFCTLPHVIELLQLDYDDLFAIMSTESDVANIINPFVNAHLRGASEQLEGQLGSLKIAISKIITSEIYWICSGNDFTLDINHPLSPKIVCLANNPLRIEMYGAVLSLFVTRMLKIINRKDQRPSSLIFDELPTIYFRGLDTLIATARSNRISTLLGIQTIDQLIRDYGKEAANAILTNIGNVFSGQATGETARYIQNRMGKVLQQRQSLSIDRSRQSSTISTQMDFLVPEGRISTLPQGHMVGQVADSFRYPIEHKNFNAFIKNENPGDDKLELSMPVYYRFDNQKKVLENNRLKIQNEIKAIRSSVIGQGL, from the coding sequence ATGTCTAATACAGAAGGACAATACCTGATCAGACTGCATGAATCATTCCGGTTCCTGTGCTACCTTTTGCTTATCTTATCCCTGTATATCTCTTGTAAGGGCTATTATGTGCAGCTGGGATTATACCAGGAAGAGCTGGATTTTGCATTTGATAAACTGCAGCAGATGTCTTTTCTGTCTGATCCCATTGTATCTAAAATAGTAACCTTGTCGGTTTTATTTGTGACTTGTGTGGGCACCCGAAGCCGTAAAGATCCTGATTTGACGGTACAAACCATCGTATTACAGGTACTCTTTGGATTGGGCATTTACTGGGGAGTATTGAGGTTTTACCAGGATTACCCTGTTGCTTACCAGTTATCATCTTTAGGAGCTTTTGTGCTGATTAATATTGGGTTTGACAATGTATCTAAGTTGATTAATGTCAACCTGATGAAAGACCGGTTTAACTTGGATAATGAGAGTTTTCAGCAGGAAGAAAAGCGGATCGACAATGTATATTCCGTTAATCTTTCAACACTATATGCCTATCGAAACAGGAAACGGATCGGTTGGATTAATGTGGTGAATCCTTTCAGGGCCACTATGGTTATTGGAACACCGGGATCAGGTAAATCCTTTAGTGTGGTCCAACCTTTTATCAGGCAGCATCTGAAAAAAGGCTTTGCTATGTGTTTGTATGACTTTAAATACCCAGATCTCTCACAACTGGCTTATTATTGTTTTTTGAAACAGCGGATCAATGGCAAAAATGCGGAGAACCTTCGCTTTTGTATTATTAATCTGGATGATGTCACCCGAAGTTTACGATGTAATCCCCTTGCACCAGAACTAATGGATAGCCCGGTGGATGCCTTTGAAGCCTCCAGAACCATACTCTATAACCTGAACAGAGAATGGATCCGCAAGCAGGGCGAGTTCTTTTCTGAGTCAGCTGTGACTTTTCTGGCAGCTGTCATTTGGTTTTTTAAACGGTACGAACAGGGGCGTTTCTGTACCCTGCCGCATGTAATTGAACTCCTTCAGCTTGATTATGATGACCTGTTTGCCATAATGTCCACTGAGTCTGATGTGGCCAATATCATAAATCCCTTTGTAAATGCTCACCTGAGAGGGGCCAGTGAGCAGCTGGAAGGTCAGCTGGGAAGCCTTAAGATTGCCATCTCCAAGATTATCACTTCTGAAATTTACTGGATATGCTCAGGAAATGATTTTACTCTTGATATCAATCATCCACTGTCGCCAAAGATAGTGTGCCTGGCTAATAACCCGCTCCGCATTGAAATGTACGGCGCAGTATTGTCTCTTTTTGTGACCCGGATGCTGAAGATTATCAACCGGAAAGACCAACGTCCGTCTTCCCTGATCTTTGATGAGCTGCCGACCATCTATTTCAGGGGGCTGGACACATTGATTGCCACAGCCAGAAGCAACCGGATAAGCACCCTTTTGGGTATTCAGACTATTGATCAGCTGATTAGAGACTATGGTAAGGAAGCCGCCAATGCCATCTTGACCAATATTGGTAATGTATTCTCAGGACAGGCTACGGGAGAGACTGCCAGATATATCCAAAACCGGATGGGTAAGGTTTTGCAACAACGCCAGTCCCTGAGTATAGACAGGAGTCGACAATCTTCAACCATCTCTACCCAGATGGATTTTCTGGTGCCTGAAGGCCGTATATCAACATTGCCGCAAGGCCATATGGTGGGTCAGGTGGCCGACAGCTTTCGCTATCCAATAGAACACAAGAATTTCAATGCTTTTATTAAAAATGAGAATCCCGGTGATGATAAGCTGGAGCTCAGTATGCCGGTTTATTATCGCTTTGATAATCAGAAGAAAGTTTTAGAGAACAACCGGCTGAAAATACAAAATGAAATAAAGGCCATCCGATCATCTGTCATTGGTCAGGGCCTCTGA
- a CDS encoding DUF4138 domain-containing protein, with the protein MKSMIFTLLIVLLSTKAISENLVMVNEHSFVHLLCHSTISYVQAGDPQKLMAEPLNHYPNVLRFKALEPFEGKSSLTFICDGQLYCLEVVYNEKVNLNLDIRQFIGEPIKSVSSSSLPPDRVIDCMDEMLKVEKGRQFKHTSKDNVVFSMEGIGVAQDLMFVRLTIVNHSNIIYKTGIPVFLMQDKKPKKAANRQEYPVEPYKVSNEEFVILPGESQTIVMVFYAFTIPSHKIIRISLSEESENYTGRDLELIIKNKAIKKAIPLKY; encoded by the coding sequence ATGAAATCAATGATCTTTACACTACTGATAGTGCTTTTATCAACAAAAGCCATATCTGAAAACCTGGTCATGGTGAATGAGCATAGTTTTGTTCATCTGCTTTGCCATTCAACAATAAGCTATGTTCAAGCCGGAGATCCCCAAAAGTTGATGGCTGAACCGCTGAATCACTATCCCAATGTATTACGCTTTAAAGCCCTGGAACCATTTGAAGGAAAAAGCTCCCTTACGTTTATTTGTGATGGTCAGTTATACTGTCTGGAGGTGGTCTACAACGAAAAAGTTAATCTGAATCTGGATATCAGACAATTTATAGGAGAGCCCATCAAGTCTGTAAGCTCTTCATCACTACCTCCGGACAGGGTGATTGACTGCATGGATGAAATGCTGAAAGTTGAGAAAGGAAGACAATTTAAACATACCTCAAAAGACAATGTTGTTTTTTCAATGGAAGGGATAGGGGTAGCTCAGGATCTAATGTTTGTCAGGCTGACCATCGTTAACCATTCCAATATTATCTATAAAACCGGCATACCTGTGTTTCTGATGCAAGACAAGAAACCAAAAAAAGCAGCCAACAGGCAGGAATATCCGGTGGAACCCTATAAAGTATCCAATGAAGAGTTTGTGATACTACCGGGAGAAAGCCAGACAATAGTAATGGTTTTTTATGCCTTTACCATTCCTTCTCATAAAATCATCAGGATCAGTCTAAGTGAAGAATCAGAAAATTATACCGGCCGTGATCTGGAACTAATCATTAAAAACAAAGCCATTAAAAAGGCTATACCATTGAAATACTGA
- the traM gene encoding conjugative transposon protein TraM, with the protein MKNLLTKNKQWLFPPLIVLPFLFLIFYLLGGGQGTDQTLSGKEADGANYQLPEADRQIGILDKKEAYQRQEDWKEEQQVQWDVDTITVLQQVHLSDDLGEEDTQALIARHMKKQEESVRAALEQPTTIKDNKSTIELTVLKQARVQRDKTSSTRPGIDPKSTNNTIKEKSVASSFEAMESLINSHETLAREKDSLQLQLQQMQAARTEKNSNPERQTIKAKVAVKPNQSTSMNQQAIMVTIMDDCTVRSGNRVLMRLEKDIQVENQLVKAGSLIYGLCKTENERLQLQVSSIPVRGSFLPVDLSAYDTDGIRGLYVPDHAARKVYQDVAGDINPSMLLTPEGQPLSYMGLNVAGDMAQTMIKTVREKKVHLRKNTLVILRNN; encoded by the coding sequence ATGAAAAATCTGCTGACTAAAAACAAACAATGGCTGTTCCCTCCGCTGATAGTCCTTCCATTTCTTTTCCTAATATTTTACTTGCTAGGTGGAGGACAGGGAACAGATCAAACATTATCTGGAAAGGAAGCCGATGGTGCGAACTACCAACTACCGGAAGCCGATCGTCAAATAGGCATTCTGGATAAGAAAGAAGCCTACCAAAGACAAGAGGACTGGAAAGAAGAACAACAAGTTCAGTGGGATGTGGACACCATCACTGTACTACAGCAGGTTCATCTTTCTGATGACCTGGGCGAGGAAGATACACAGGCATTAATAGCCCGCCATATGAAAAAACAGGAAGAATCGGTCAGGGCAGCACTTGAGCAACCAACAACTATTAAGGATAACAAAAGTACAATTGAATTAACAGTCCTAAAACAAGCAAGAGTACAAAGGGACAAAACAAGTTCTACAAGACCTGGCATAGATCCAAAATCAACTAATAATACAATAAAAGAGAAATCTGTTGCCAGTTCTTTTGAGGCAATGGAGTCACTGATTAACAGTCATGAGACATTGGCCAGGGAAAAAGATAGTCTGCAATTGCAGCTGCAACAAATGCAGGCCGCAAGAACAGAGAAAAATAGCAATCCGGAACGCCAGACCATAAAAGCAAAAGTGGCTGTTAAGCCAAACCAATCAACTTCAATGAATCAGCAAGCAATTATGGTCACCATTATGGATGATTGTACCGTTCGAAGTGGAAATAGAGTGTTGATGCGTCTTGAGAAGGATATTCAGGTTGAGAACCAACTGGTCAAAGCCGGAAGCTTGATTTATGGTTTGTGTAAGACTGAGAATGAACGACTGCAATTGCAGGTAAGTTCCATTCCGGTGAGAGGATCATTCCTGCCTGTTGATTTATCAGCTTATGATACAGATGGGATCCGTGGTCTCTATGTTCCTGATCATGCAGCCCGGAAGGTTTACCAAGATGTGGCAGGAGATATTAATCCTTCCATGTTGTTAACACCTGAGGGACAACCATTGAGCTATATGGGGCTGAATGTGGCCGGTGATATGGCCCAAACCATGATTAAAACAGTGCGTGAAAAAAAAGTTCATCTTCGAAAAAACACCCTTGTCATCCTTAGAAACAATTAA
- the traK gene encoding conjugative transposon protein TraK — protein sequence MKQIFDIQQKFRWTVYVFLVTTCLSIGLGFYSYTKALKMVERSRQKIYVLDNGQSLLLALRSDISENREAEARNHIKRFHELFFTLEPDKDYIESNIREALYLADHSAMKQYRSFKESNLYNRLIASNVSMTLTSDSISVDFSSYPYVFHYFGRQKIVRKSNTTIRQLITRGQLRNTSRTDNNTHGFLIEGWIIEDNSDLETTRRTTY from the coding sequence ATGAAACAAATCTTTGATATACAACAGAAATTCAGGTGGACAGTCTATGTTTTTTTGGTAACCACCTGTCTGTCCATTGGTTTGGGATTCTATTCTTATACCAAAGCCCTTAAGATGGTGGAGCGCTCCCGGCAGAAGATCTATGTTCTGGATAACGGTCAGTCCTTATTGCTGGCTTTGCGCTCCGATATATCTGAAAACCGTGAGGCCGAAGCCAGGAACCATATCAAGCGTTTTCATGAGCTATTCTTTACTTTGGAGCCTGATAAAGATTATATTGAAAGTAATATAAGAGAAGCCTTGTACCTGGCAGATCACAGTGCCATGAAGCAATACCGGAGCTTTAAGGAAAGCAACCTATACAACCGCTTAATAGCCTCCAATGTAAGTATGACATTGACCAGTGATTCCATCTCTGTGGACTTCTCATCATACCCTTACGTCTTTCATTATTTCGGGCGGCAAAAGATAGTTCGAAAAAGCAATACCACTATCCGGCAATTGATTACCCGTGGGCAGCTAAGAAACACTTCACGGACTGATAACAATACTCATGGGTTCCTTATTGAAGGCTGGATCATTGAAGATAACAGTGATCTGGAAACCACCAGAAGAACGACTTATTAA
- a CDS encoding TraG family conjugative transposon ATPase: protein MKVKPLSDCLPLLGFQENILVSTNMDLSAGIKLKLPELFSCSREQLLCMHDVFRRIVLMLPSGTLLHRQDVFIESAYTPTKYDDQSYLTNCYLSHFEGRPHLNQESYLFVSLLNEGLLKNWLGSSLLSSGRQNRKLKGQYDQLRETIANIMGQLSQAGIESTELDEKVTMRLINRYQTLDFETESTMLGNLDFRDHLKAGDHFVEFYSLSDYTHLPSEVSPTATHPDNHLPVSMFYPISYGLGFSHITNTFIYMGNQTAIKSQLESSQKKIYSLSRFSTENKLNASLLTSFLEDVQQTGEPIVQVHSNLMVFDHTLQGLKQKRSEAGTAFSSMNCLPYRHSFDLPLMFWACMPGSTQLPQTETVLVQAPQACCLMNFEGAIKSSDSPFYIHFSDRQNGCPIKVDVSDEPMEKHWVHNRNKIIIGGSGSGKSFLTNHLLRHYGESQNCHTVLLDVGRSYEMLVHYLDEQLRDQGGAMHVEFTDEHPISFNPFVLTDGLSTERKQTILSVLYTIYKPQLSEIDKDVIAQSVLAYYKGTTGNYSFDTYYDFAKEWIPGLVEEKGLCFNTGEFFFILSKYYADGEYGYLLNRQMETDEFFRCPFIIFELDNIKDHPVIFPVATLIIINIFMQKMRLLKGIRKVICIEEAWKAIATPQMAGYIKYFFKTIRKFFGEAIVVTQEIEDVISSPLIRDAIVNNADTKILLDMSKFANKFDTISQVLGLTDFQKQQILSVNRNLPTNRKLKECFIAWGSHSRVYALETSRQEYYCYTSEEKEKQAMLQKLKDHGSFIELLKSL, encoded by the coding sequence ATGAAAGTTAAACCATTAAGTGATTGTCTGCCTTTGTTAGGTTTTCAGGAAAATATCCTGGTCTCAACCAATATGGATTTAAGTGCAGGCATTAAGCTGAAACTTCCCGAACTCTTTTCCTGCAGCAGGGAGCAATTGCTCTGTATGCATGATGTCTTTCGAAGAATCGTGCTGATGTTGCCCAGTGGCACACTATTGCATCGTCAGGATGTATTTATTGAATCAGCCTATACACCAACAAAATATGATGATCAAAGTTACCTGACAAACTGTTATCTGAGTCATTTTGAAGGAAGACCACATTTGAATCAGGAGAGTTACCTGTTTGTTTCCCTTTTAAACGAAGGGCTTCTTAAAAACTGGCTGGGCAGCAGTCTGCTTTCATCAGGGCGCCAAAACCGAAAACTAAAAGGGCAGTACGACCAGCTCAGAGAAACCATTGCCAATATTATGGGGCAACTCAGTCAGGCAGGTATTGAATCTACTGAATTGGACGAAAAAGTGACAATGCGGCTAATTAACCGCTATCAGACACTGGATTTTGAGACTGAAAGCACCATGCTGGGCAACCTTGACTTCAGGGACCACCTTAAAGCTGGTGATCATTTTGTAGAGTTTTACAGCTTGAGTGATTATACCCATCTGCCTTCCGAAGTTAGTCCAACGGCCACACATCCGGATAATCATCTTCCAGTGTCTATGTTTTACCCCATCAGTTATGGATTAGGTTTTTCGCATATTACCAATACATTCATTTACATGGGAAACCAGACTGCGATCAAAAGTCAGCTGGAAAGCAGTCAGAAAAAGATTTATTCGCTGTCCCGTTTTTCCACAGAGAATAAACTCAATGCTTCCCTGTTGACCAGTTTTCTTGAAGATGTGCAACAAACAGGTGAGCCCATCGTGCAGGTTCACAGTAACCTAATGGTTTTTGATCATACCCTCCAGGGATTGAAACAAAAACGGAGTGAGGCCGGAACCGCCTTTTCATCTATGAACTGCCTGCCGTACCGACACAGCTTTGATCTGCCACTGATGTTCTGGGCCTGTATGCCTGGCAGCACACAGCTGCCACAGACAGAGACCGTATTGGTTCAGGCCCCTCAGGCCTGTTGTCTGATGAACTTTGAAGGAGCTATTAAAAGCAGTGACTCCCCATTTTACATCCATTTCTCGGATAGGCAGAATGGCTGCCCCATTAAAGTGGATGTATCAGATGAGCCCATGGAGAAGCATTGGGTCCATAACCGCAATAAAATCATCATCGGAGGATCCGGATCTGGCAAATCCTTTTTGACCAATCATCTGTTGAGGCATTATGGGGAGAGCCAAAACTGTCATACCGTACTATTGGATGTGGGACGAAGTTATGAGATGCTGGTGCATTACCTGGATGAGCAACTCAGGGACCAGGGAGGGGCCATGCATGTGGAGTTTACAGATGAACACCCTATCTCCTTTAATCCTTTTGTCCTGACTGACGGACTAAGTACTGAGCGTAAGCAAACCATACTTTCTGTTCTTTATACCATCTACAAACCACAGCTTTCTGAGATCGATAAGGATGTGATTGCCCAGTCAGTGCTGGCCTATTATAAAGGAACTACAGGGAATTATAGTTTTGACACTTATTATGATTTTGCCAAAGAATGGATACCCGGGCTTGTTGAAGAAAAGGGTCTTTGCTTTAATACCGGTGAATTCTTTTTTATTCTTAGCAAGTACTATGCTGACGGTGAATACGGTTATCTCTTAAACCGTCAGATGGAAACCGATGAGTTTTTTCGTTGCCCCTTTATTATCTTTGAGCTGGACAATATCAAGGATCATCCCGTGATCTTCCCGGTGGCTACATTAATCATCATCAACATCTTTATGCAAAAGATGCGACTATTGAAAGGTATCCGTAAAGTTATCTGCATCGAGGAAGCCTGGAAAGCCATAGCCACGCCCCAGATGGCAGGATATATCAAATATTTTTTCAAGACCATTCGAAAATTCTTTGGTGAAGCCATAGTAGTCACACAGGAGATTGAAGACGTGATCTCAAGCCCATTGATAAGAGATGCTATTGTCAATAATGCTGATACCAAGATTCTATTGGATATGAGCAAGTTTGCCAATAAGTTTGATACAATAAGCCAGGTGCTGGGCCTTACTGATTTTCAGAAACAACAGATACTCTCAGTCAACCGCAACTTGCCAACTAACCGTAAGCTCAAAGAGTGCTTTATTGCCTGGGGCAGTCATTCAAGAGTCTATGCCTTGGAGACCAGTCGGCAAGAATACTATTGCTATACTTCAGAAGAAAAAGAAAAGCAAGCTATGCTCCAAAAATTAAAAGACCATGGTTCTTTTATCGAACTGTTAAAATCATTGTAA
- a CDS encoding DUF4133 domain-containing protein — MKGKEYYHISKVDDRIYIKGFSGVLVYKALYTILGAFGGFTVLYLLTGPLPAVVLVVPSLLLILYRLNILQKTYGPEGYQKRRMSRRLPDFVSVKRRPSTYLPDKIEK, encoded by the coding sequence ATGAAGGGCAAAGAATACTATCATATCAGCAAGGTAGATGATCGTATCTATATCAAAGGATTTTCGGGTGTACTGGTATACAAAGCCCTGTATACCATCCTTGGAGCCTTTGGTGGATTTACAGTTCTCTACCTGCTGACCGGCCCTTTACCTGCTGTTGTGCTTGTAGTGCCATCACTGCTCCTAATCCTTTACCGTTTGAATATCCTTCAAAAGACTTATGGTCCAGAAGGCTACCAAAAAAGAAGGATGTCACGTCGCTTGCCTGATTTTGTCAGTGTCAAACGCAGACCCTCCACTTATCTGCCGGACAAAATAGAAAAGTGA